From the Streptococcus sp. 29887 genome, one window contains:
- a CDS encoding DeoR/GlpR family DNA-binding transcription regulator: MDILKSERKQVILERIQAQQFVRLEELVDILATSESTVRRDLDELENEGKLRRVHGGAEAPAKLQLEESILEKSFKNVQEKRMIAERAAQLVMDGDVIFVDAGTTTGVLIDYLQQENLTVVTNSIHHAVKLVERKIKTIIIGGFVKQSTDASVGAMALEQIRQLNFDKAFLGMNGIDKNYFTTPDIEEATIKRTIIDNAKESYVLADASKIGQFSFAKVAAIEKANIICQSSESSLLDIIKEKTRVIEV, from the coding sequence TTGGACATTCTCAAATCAGAACGCAAGCAAGTCATACTAGAACGCATTCAAGCACAACAATTTGTCCGATTGGAAGAATTGGTTGACATTCTAGCAACATCCGAATCCACTGTTCGTAGGGATTTGGACGAGTTAGAGAATGAAGGGAAACTTCGAAGAGTACATGGTGGTGCAGAAGCACCAGCTAAATTGCAACTGGAAGAATCCATTCTGGAAAAATCTTTCAAAAACGTTCAAGAAAAACGGATGATTGCTGAAAGAGCAGCACAGTTAGTCATGGACGGCGATGTGATTTTCGTAGATGCAGGAACGACAACCGGTGTCTTGATTGACTATCTCCAACAGGAAAATCTAACAGTCGTGACCAATTCCATTCACCATGCTGTCAAGTTGGTTGAACGCAAGATAAAGACCATTATTATAGGTGGTTTTGTTAAGCAATCAACCGATGCTTCAGTAGGTGCCATGGCTTTGGAGCAAATTCGACAGCTCAATTTTGATAAGGCATTTCTGGGAATGAATGGTATTGATAAAAACTATTTTACAACGCCAGATATTGAGGAAGCGACCATCAAACGTACCATCATAGACAATGCAAAAGAAAGCTATGTTTTAGCTGATGCGTCAAAAATTGGTCAATTCTCCTTTGCCAAGGTTGCAGCCATCGAAAAAGCCAATATTATCTGTCAATCTTCGGAGAGCAGTTTGTTGGACATCATAAAAGAGAAAACGAGGGTAATCGAGGTATGA
- the pfkB gene encoding 1-phosphofructokinase — MIYTVTLNPAIDYIVRLDRVETGSVNRMESDDKYAGGKGINVSRVLKRLGYPNTATGFLGGFTGQFIKDGLVAEGIDTDFVQVDQDTRINVKIKADQETEINGLGPIVTDTQLAELEMVLAGLTKDDTVVFAGSAPASLGNEVYNKLIPVAKKAGAQVVCDFEGQTLLDSLAYQPLLVKPNNHELEAIFNVELKGIADIETYAKKILDMGAQNVIISMAGDGALLVTPTATYFAKPIKGTVKNSVGAGDSMVAGFTGEYVRSQDPIEALKWGVACGTATAFSDDLASIEFIKETYEKVEVETL; from the coding sequence ATGATTTATACTGTTACGCTCAATCCAGCCATTGACTACATTGTTCGACTTGATAGAGTTGAAACAGGCAGTGTCAATCGTATGGAGAGTGACGATAAGTATGCCGGCGGTAAGGGAATTAACGTTAGTCGTGTTTTGAAGCGATTGGGCTATCCGAATACAGCAACGGGTTTCCTTGGCGGTTTTACCGGTCAGTTCATCAAGGATGGATTGGTTGCTGAAGGCATTGATACCGATTTTGTTCAGGTGGACCAAGATACGCGGATTAACGTGAAAATCAAAGCCGACCAAGAAACAGAAATCAACGGTTTAGGTCCGATTGTGACAGATACACAGTTGGCAGAACTAGAAATGGTTTTGGCTGGCTTGACTAAAGATGACACAGTTGTCTTTGCCGGTTCAGCACCAGCTAGCCTTGGAAATGAAGTGTATAATAAGCTAATTCCAGTGGCTAAAAAAGCAGGGGCTCAAGTAGTTTGTGACTTTGAAGGGCAAACTCTTCTGGATTCACTTGCTTACCAACCGCTTTTGGTTAAACCAAATAACCACGAGTTGGAAGCTATTTTCAATGTTGAATTGAAGGGGATAGCTGACATCGAAACCTACGCTAAGAAAATCTTAGATATGGGAGCTCAGAACGTTATCATTTCTATGGCAGGGGATGGGGCTTTGTTGGTTACTCCGACGGCAACCTACTTTGCCAAACCAATCAAGGGAACGGTGAAAAATTCTGTCGGTGCTGGAGATTCCATGGTGGCAGGATTTACTGGCGAATACGTTCGCTCACAGGACCCGATTGAAGCTCTCAAATGGGGAGTTGCTTGCGGTACGGCAACAGCCTTTTCAGACGATTTGGCAAGTATCGAGTTTATTAAGGAAACTTATGAAAAAGTTGAGGTAGAAACACTATGA
- a CDS encoding pyridoxal phosphate-dependent aminotransferase produces the protein MKRQVFENYQPYKIKHKARFDLGNNENRIIDWSFLPQKTLESLEVGQLSFYGDNTYSNLIEKYATYLGVNPRQVTVGVGSDHLIHMIVSTFMDKDDTFLTVNPDFFMYETYNQMHGSRFEAIDLEEKDGTLVLPVENLLARAQETNAKILMLSNPNNPSSVAYSMEDLERLATSFKGLLVIDEAYIEFAEVESFLSRLEGYENVLVLRTLSKAFGLAGLRVGFAVGSEELIYELDKVIPPFSLSNLTAHMATVALDYKDKVTETVETIVKLRQEMIAFLEQLEDCHVLPSQTSFVTFKAPWAEVFHRQALAKDWNFKYYPTGKLAGYIRLSIGRPEEMAMLKEMVTSMIEGGAIS, from the coding sequence ATGAAACGTCAGGTATTTGAAAACTACCAACCTTATAAAATAAAACATAAGGCTAGATTTGACTTGGGAAATAATGAAAATCGCATTATTGATTGGTCCTTTTTACCGCAAAAGACCTTAGAGAGCTTAGAAGTTGGTCAATTGAGCTTTTACGGTGACAATACATACTCAAATCTGATTGAGAAATATGCGACCTATCTTGGAGTAAATCCCAGACAGGTGACGGTGGGAGTTGGCTCTGACCACCTCATTCATATGATTGTTTCCACCTTTATGGATAAGGATGATACATTCTTAACGGTCAATCCTGATTTCTTCATGTATGAAACCTATAACCAGATGCATGGTAGTCGGTTTGAAGCTATTGACTTAGAAGAGAAAGATGGGACCTTGGTTTTGCCAGTTGAGAACTTGTTGGCGCGTGCTCAAGAAACCAATGCGAAAATTCTCATGCTTTCCAACCCAAACAATCCATCATCGGTTGCCTATTCCATGGAAGATTTGGAAAGGTTAGCGACTTCTTTCAAGGGATTGCTGGTTATTGACGAGGCCTATATTGAATTTGCAGAAGTTGAGAGCTTTCTCAGTCGCCTTGAAGGATATGAGAATGTTTTGGTCTTGCGTACACTTTCCAAGGCCTTTGGTCTAGCAGGTTTGCGAGTTGGTTTTGCGGTTGGAAGTGAAGAGCTTATTTATGAATTGGACAAGGTCATTCCACCTTTTAGTCTATCCAATTTAACGGCTCATATGGCTACAGTTGCCTTGGATTACAAAGATAAAGTAACAGAAACGGTTGAAACAATTGTCAAACTGCGTCAAGAAATGATTGCTTTTTTAGAACAATTAGAAGATTGTCATGTCCTGCCAAGTCAGACCAGTTTTGTGACCTTTAAGGCACCGTGGGCAGAAGTGTTTCACCGGCAAGCTTTGGCAAAAGATTGGAATTTCAAGTACTATCCAACAGGGAAATTAGCAGGTTACATTCGACTGTCCATTGGCCGGCCAGAAGAGATGGCTATGCTTAAAGAGATGGTCACATCAATGATAGAAGGGGGGGCAATTTCGTAA